One region of Glycine max cultivar Williams 82 chromosome 9, Glycine_max_v4.0, whole genome shotgun sequence genomic DNA includes:
- the LOC102669826 gene encoding peptide chain release factor 1 isoform X1: MLPEPLGRGAHAAERGGQHRNKRESAVRLKHLPSGIIAQASEDRSQHKNRASAINLLRSLIALKVRKTVDLEAYSPPRELLRILPPKSSIRGPDYGPQIGPNNPKFASGMQALLDLIFAVAGSVSEAAKYLGLSTGAVSRLILSDDSLRKEVNDLRATKVYPSDGFSVIVAVFYLIT; the protein is encoded by the exons ATGCTACCTGAACCTCTCGGACGAGGAGCTCATGCGGCAGAGCGAGGTGGTCAGCACCGTAACAAGCGTGAATCCGCAGTGCGCCTCAAACACCTACCCTCTGGAATCATTGCTCAG GCTTCAGAAGACCGCTCCCAGCACAAGAACCGAGCTTCCGCGATTAATCTCCTTCGCTCTCTTATTGCTCTCAAAG TCAGGAAAACAGTGGATCTTGAAGCTTATTCACCACCTCGAGAGCTTCTTCGGATACTTCCTCCTAAATCATCCATTAGAGGGCCAGATTATGGTCCACAAATTGGACCGAATAACCCAAAGTTTGCATCG GGAATGCAAGCTCTTTTGGATCTCATTTTTGCAGTTGCGGGGTCTGTCTCAGAAGCTGCAAAATATCTTGG GTTATCCACTGGGGCAGTGTCTCGGTTAATCCTATCTGATGATTCACTTAGAAAGGAAGTAAATGATCTGCGGGCAACGAAGGTATACCCTTCTGATGGATTCTCTGTAATAGTAGCAGTATTTTATCTAATCACTTAA
- the LOC102669826 gene encoding peptide chain release factor 1 isoform X2 translates to MLPEPLGRGAHAAERGGQHRNKRESAVRLKHLPSGIIAQASEDRSQHKNRASAINLLRSLIALKVRKTVDLEAYSPPRELLRILPPKSSIRGPDYGPQIGPNNPKFASGMQALLDLIFAVAGSVSEAAKYLGLSTGAVSRLILSDDSLRKEVNDLRATKGMKPLE, encoded by the exons ATGCTACCTGAACCTCTCGGACGAGGAGCTCATGCGGCAGAGCGAGGTGGTCAGCACCGTAACAAGCGTGAATCCGCAGTGCGCCTCAAACACCTACCCTCTGGAATCATTGCTCAG GCTTCAGAAGACCGCTCCCAGCACAAGAACCGAGCTTCCGCGATTAATCTCCTTCGCTCTCTTATTGCTCTCAAAG TCAGGAAAACAGTGGATCTTGAAGCTTATTCACCACCTCGAGAGCTTCTTCGGATACTTCCTCCTAAATCATCCATTAGAGGGCCAGATTATGGTCCACAAATTGGACCGAATAACCCAAAGTTTGCATCG GGAATGCAAGCTCTTTTGGATCTCATTTTTGCAGTTGCGGGGTCTGTCTCAGAAGCTGCAAAATATCTTGG GTTATCCACTGGGGCAGTGTCTCGGTTAATCCTATCTGATGATTCACTTAGAAAGGAAGTAAATGATCTGCGGGCAACGAAG GGTATGAAGCCTCTCGAGTAG
- the LOC121172767 gene encoding alpha-ketoglutarate-dependent dioxygenase alkB homolog 6 produces the protein MEEKVKLAHYKFGSLPALFYVPDFITDSDQNLLLNNIYGAPASKWKMLKNRRLQNWGGVVHEKGLLPQVLPPWLTNLTQKIYEESGLFPSALNHVLINEYLPNQGIMPHQDGPAYFPVVAILSLGSPVVMDFTPHARFKQNFEEDINKDLDGGTFEIGKDKWFDGHHQFSILLVPRSLLIFKDKAYSDYLHGIKDCAVHCYNGAVNEDEALKHKESNGDLFSSEDDALETVGKEEYKNISRTSYRVSLTCRLVPKVHKNLFRF, from the exons ATGGAAGAAAAAGTGAAATTGGCTCATTACAAATTTGGGTCTTTGCCAGCTCTATTTTATGTTCCTGACTTCATCACAGACAGTGACCAAAACCTTCTTCTCAACAAC ATTTATGGAGCCCCTGCATCAAAGTGGAAGATGTTGAAGAATAGAAGGCTACAAAATTGGG GTGGTGTCGTCCATGAGAAGGGCCTTTTACCTCAAGTTT TGCCTCCATGGTTAACAAATctcacacaaaaaatatatgaagaATCTGGGCTATTCCCATCAGCACTCAATCATGTTCTTATCAATGAATACCTACCTAACCAAGGCATAATG CCACACCAGGATGGTCCTGCCTATTTTCCAGTAGTAGCTATTCTATCACTTGGATCTCCCGTTGTCATGGACTTCACTCCCCATGCAAGATTCAAACAGAATTTCGAAGAGGATATTAACAAAGATTTGGATGGAGGAACTTTTGAGATTGGGAAAGATAAGTGGTTTGATGGACACCATCAATTCTCCATTTTACTGGTGCCTCGCAGCTTACTGATCTTTAAGGACAAGGCATACTCAG ATTACTTGCATGGTATAAAAGATTGTGCAGTACATTGCTATAATGGG GCTGTGAATGAAGATGAAGCTTTAAAACACAAGGAATCAAATGGAGACTTGTTTAGCTCAGAGGATGATGCATTGGAAACAGTAGGAAAggaagaatataaaaatatatcaagaaCATCCTATAGAGTTTCATTGACTTGTCGATTGGTACCAAAAGTTCACAAAAATTTGTTTAggttttga
- the LOC100819393 gene encoding putative clathrin assembly protein At1g33340, translating to MGVDIQGKLRLALGSVKDHASIGKAMMYHNYQHDGFSNIEIAVLRATGHDNGTIDDRYMHEILFLVSNSPGSIPFLAERISCRLGKTKDHVVALKTLVLIHRLLRGGNRSFEQELCKAHVSGHLQLQISTTRCFTKSSSVVGFLHKYAAYLEERMSWLINQAGKLEPVMSKGLEFRRYDEKSIDMAFRILPKCQMLIDKVLECSPHDVLCSDHSLAQAAMSNTLRESFQVYMTFSEGIAALVNMFFDLTASARGLACEILKKASLQSQKLHDLYESCKQVVENKSLDYPFVKIISMNHIVALEQLGSPQNELEASHVSLKSISSRPPPISGHFTKSKEIELAVEAKESKRSEESIGIDLSPTPTLLSWTLETKISMVWVVFEDEFPNNESKVNPAQQKLAGVDAVCDIKSEYGRPSVFLNPFSSSFQTSMSTKV from the coding sequence atgggTGTGGATATACAAGGTAAGCTTCGTTTAGCTCTTGGCTCAGTGAAAGATCATGCCTCTATTGGCAAGGCCATGATGTACCATAATTACCAACATGATGGCTTTTCCAACATAGAGATTGCAGTACTTCGTGCCACTGGCCATGACAATGGCACCATTGATGACAGATACATGCATGAAATCCTCTTCCTGGTGTCAAACTCCCCGGGCTCCATTCCTTTTCTCGCAGAGAGGATTTCGTGCCGCCTAGGCAAAACCAAGGATCATGTTGTGGCCCTCAAGACCCTTGTCTTGATCCATCGCCTCCTTAGAGGTGGAAACAGATCCTTTGAACAAGAGCTATGCAAGGCACATGTCTCAGGCCACCTTCAATTACAAATTAGTACAACAAGGTGTTTCACAAAGAGTTCTTCAGTTGTTGGTTTCCTACACAAGTATGCAGCTTATCTTGAAGAGAGGATGAGTTGGCTAATCAACCAAGCAGGGAAACTTGAACCTGTCATGTCCAAAGGGTTAGAGTTTCGGCGATACGACGAAAAATCGATTGATATGGCATTCAGGATATTGCCTAAATGCCAAATGCTTATTGATAAGGTGCTGGAATGCTCCCCTCATGATGTTTTGTGCTCAGATCATAGCTTGGCTCAAGCTGCTATGAGCAACACCTTGAGAGAAAGCTTCCAAGTTTATATGACATTCTCTGAAGGAATTGCGGCTCTTGTCAACATGTTTTTTGATCTAACAGCATCAGCCAGAGGCCTAGCTTGTGAAAtactcaagaaagcttctcttCAGAGCCAAAAGCTTCATGATCTGTATGAAAGTTGCAAACAAGTGGTTGAAAACAAGAGTTTGGATTACCCTTTTGTTAAGATAATCAGCATGAATCATATAGTGGCATTGGAACAACTTGGTAGTCCACAGAATGAACTTGAAGCTTCACATGTCTCTCTCAAAAGCATCTCATCAAGGCCACCTCCAATTTCAGGCCACTTTACAAAATCTAAAGAGATAGAGTTGGCAGTGGAAGcaaaagaaagcaaaaggagTGAAGAGAGCATTGGTATAGATTTGTCACCAACCCCTACTCTTCTTTCATGGACACTAGAGACTAAAATAAGCATGGTGTGGGTGGTGTTTGAAGATGAATTTCCCAATAATGAATCAAAGGTTAATCCAGCACAGCAAAAGCTTGCAGGTGTTGATGCTGTTTGTGATATAAAAAGTGAATATGGTAGGCCTAGTGTGTTCCTGAATCCTTTTTCATCTAGTTTTCAAACAAGCATGTCTACAAAGGTATGA
- the LOC102669826 gene encoding peptide chain release factor 1 isoform X3: MLPEPLGRGAHAAERGGQHRNKRESAVRLKHLPSGIIAQASEDRSQHKNRASAINLLRSLIALKVRKTVDLEAYSPPRELLRILPPKSSIRGPDYGPQIGPNNPKFASGMQALLDLIFAVAGSVSEAAKYLGLSTGAVSRLILSDDSLRKEVNDLRATKKKIL, from the exons ATGCTACCTGAACCTCTCGGACGAGGAGCTCATGCGGCAGAGCGAGGTGGTCAGCACCGTAACAAGCGTGAATCCGCAGTGCGCCTCAAACACCTACCCTCTGGAATCATTGCTCAG GCTTCAGAAGACCGCTCCCAGCACAAGAACCGAGCTTCCGCGATTAATCTCCTTCGCTCTCTTATTGCTCTCAAAG TCAGGAAAACAGTGGATCTTGAAGCTTATTCACCACCTCGAGAGCTTCTTCGGATACTTCCTCCTAAATCATCCATTAGAGGGCCAGATTATGGTCCACAAATTGGACCGAATAACCCAAAGTTTGCATCG GGAATGCAAGCTCTTTTGGATCTCATTTTTGCAGTTGCGGGGTCTGTCTCAGAAGCTGCAAAATATCTTGG GTTATCCACTGGGGCAGTGTCTCGGTTAATCCTATCTGATGATTCACTTAGAAAGGAAGTAAATGATCTGCGGGCAACGAAG aaaaaaattctttga